In one Pseudomonas sp. SCA2728.1_7 genomic region, the following are encoded:
- a CDS encoding response regulator, with protein MNSLMHNTQMTATDEPKDDKRWSIRALIVDDDVPIRELMIDYLARFNIHASGVTDGAAMRQALLAEHFDVVVLDLMLPGEDGLSLCRWLRAESDIPILMLTARCEPTDRIIGLELGADDYMAKPFEPRELVARIQTILRRVRDDRTEQRANIRFDNWRLNSVLRQLIADDGLVVPLSNAEFRLLWVFIERPRRVLSREQLLDAARGRSIEAFDRSIDLLVSRLRQKLGDDPKAPQLIKTVRGEGYLFDARDIG; from the coding sequence ATGAACAGCCTCATGCACAACACCCAAATGACCGCGACGGATGAGCCTAAAGACGACAAGCGCTGGAGCATTCGTGCGCTGATCGTCGACGATGACGTGCCGATCCGCGAGCTGATGATCGATTACCTCGCCCGTTTCAATATCCACGCCAGTGGCGTCACCGACGGTGCGGCGATGCGTCAGGCGCTGCTCGCCGAGCATTTCGACGTCGTCGTGCTGGATCTGATGCTGCCCGGCGAAGACGGCTTGTCGCTGTGCCGCTGGCTGCGCGCCGAATCGGACATCCCGATCCTGATGCTCACCGCTCGCTGCGAACCGACCGACCGCATCATCGGCCTGGAACTGGGCGCTGATGACTACATGGCCAAACCGTTCGAGCCACGCGAACTGGTCGCGCGCATTCAAACGATTCTGCGTCGGGTGCGCGATGACCGAACCGAACAACGGGCCAACATCCGTTTCGACAACTGGCGCTTGAACAGCGTTCTACGTCAGTTGATCGCCGACGATGGCTTGGTAGTGCCGCTGTCAAACGCCGAATTCCGCCTGCTGTGGGTGTTTATCGAACGTCCGCGCCGAGTGCTCAGCCGCGAACAATTGCTCGACGCGGCCCGGGGTCGTTCGATTGAAGCGTTCGACCGCAGCATCGACTTGCTGGTATCGCGCCTGCGGCAGAAACTCGGTGACGACCCGAAAGCCCCACAGCTGATCAAAACCGTGCGCGGTGAAGGTTACCTGTTCGACGCACGAGACATCGGCTGA
- a CDS encoding alpha/beta hydrolase, translating to MSPTFEEVRLSLPHIELAAHLFGPEDGVPVIALHGWLDNANSFARLAPKLKGLRIIALDMAGHGHSGHRPNGAGYALWDYAHDVLQVAEQLGWKRFGLLGHSMGAIVSMVLAGSLPERISHLALIDGVIPPTDKGENAAERMGMALQAQLDLREKRKPVYNTLDRAIEARMKGLVAVSREAAELLAQRGLMPVPGGYTWRTDNRLTLPSPLRLTQEQAMAFALRVSCPAHLVVAADGMLAKHPELLERLPFSREQLAGGHHLHLNDEAGADLVADCFNRFFAIP from the coding sequence ATGAGCCCGACTTTCGAAGAAGTGCGCCTGAGCCTGCCGCATATCGAACTGGCCGCGCATTTGTTCGGGCCCGAGGACGGTGTGCCGGTGATCGCGCTGCATGGCTGGCTCGACAACGCCAACAGCTTTGCCCGTTTGGCGCCGAAGCTCAAAGGCTTGCGCATCATCGCGTTGGACATGGCCGGGCACGGGCATTCCGGGCATCGGCCAAACGGCGCCGGGTATGCCCTGTGGGACTACGCCCATGACGTGCTGCAAGTCGCCGAGCAACTGGGCTGGAAGCGGTTCGGTCTGCTCGGGCATTCCATGGGTGCCATCGTGTCCATGGTGCTGGCGGGTTCGTTACCGGAACGCATCAGTCATCTGGCACTGATAGACGGGGTGATTCCGCCTACAGACAAAGGCGAAAATGCGGCCGAGCGCATGGGCATGGCCCTGCAAGCGCAGCTGGATCTGCGGGAAAAACGCAAACCGGTCTACAACACCCTTGACCGCGCCATCGAAGCGCGCATGAAAGGTCTGGTCGCCGTCAGCCGTGAGGCGGCTGAATTGTTGGCCCAGCGCGGCCTGATGCCGGTGCCTGGTGGCTACACCTGGCGCACCGACAATCGTCTGACCCTGCCATCGCCCCTGCGCCTGACCCAGGAACAGGCAATGGCTTTCGCACTTCGGGTCAGTTGCCCGGCGCATCTGGTGGTCGCGGCTGACGGCATGCTGGCCAAACATCCCGAGTTGCTGGAACGTCTACCCTTTAGCCGGGAACAGTTGGCGGGCGGGCACCATTTGCACCTGAACGATGAGGCCGGGGCGGATCTTGTCGCAGACTGTTTCAATCGCTTCTTCGCCATTCCTTGA
- a CDS encoding DUF4892 domain-containing protein, with amino-acid sequence MRSLSLLALCCFSTVSFAADVPGSQDLQIVPRLADAQIVDYRPPVELERIYPLGSIRKISGQLRFDGQVTARGQTTSVTYELPPEHSANEAFTAAREALQKQDAELLFWCQARDCGESSLWANEVFGNSKLYGADEQQAYLLLRLAAPRDNTLVALYSITRGNRKAYLHVEQFEAVAPLGELLPTSATLLRQLKSTGELDFPDRVNEPDDTWLRLISRGLNLDTTLRVTVSGPKAEAWRQALINQGVRAARMETGSVEGSGLRIDLLR; translated from the coding sequence ATGCGGTCACTCAGTCTGTTGGCACTGTGCTGTTTCAGTACCGTTTCGTTCGCCGCCGATGTGCCGGGCAGTCAGGATCTGCAGATCGTGCCGCGTCTGGCCGATGCACAGATCGTCGACTATCGACCTCCGGTTGAACTGGAGCGGATCTATCCGCTGGGTTCGATCCGCAAGATCAGCGGGCAACTGCGTTTCGACGGCCAGGTCACCGCCCGTGGCCAGACCACTTCAGTGACCTACGAGTTGCCACCCGAACACTCCGCCAACGAAGCCTTTACCGCCGCTCGCGAGGCCCTGCAAAAACAGGACGCCGAATTGCTGTTCTGGTGTCAGGCGCGTGATTGCGGGGAAAGCAGCCTGTGGGCCAACGAGGTGTTCGGTAATTCCAAATTGTACGGTGCCGACGAGCAACAGGCCTATCTGCTGCTGAGGCTGGCGGCGCCGCGCGACAACACGCTGGTGGCGCTTTACAGCATCACCCGTGGCAACCGCAAAGCCTATCTGCATGTCGAGCAATTCGAGGCGGTTGCTCCGCTGGGTGAGCTGCTGCCGACCTCGGCGACCCTGTTGCGTCAACTGAAAAGCACCGGTGAGCTGGATTTTCCTGATCGCGTGAATGAGCCGGATGACACCTGGCTACGTCTGATTTCCCGTGGTCTTAACCTTGATACGACGTTGCGCGTGACAGTCTCCGGGCCCAAGGCCGAAGCCTGGCGCCAGGCGTTGATCAATCAGGGTGTGCGCGCGGCACGCATGGAAACCGGCAGTGTCGAAGGCTCTGGCCTGCGCATCGATCTGTTGCGATAA
- a CDS encoding EF-hand domain-containing protein has protein sequence MIGSVSNYTSYTSTSSTSTQNARSQQLQKELFAKLDSNGDGAVDQDELKSALSQKSDDGLLVNLSKQFGDLDSDASGSLSTEEMTAMAPPPPPGDQAPDTDLADALISALDSDGDGAISNDELSSGLTSAGSTADSNELFSALDKNKDGTVSQDELTASLTPPPPPPPQINSDELFSQLDADGDGSVTATELSSALQTSNNSTETTSTDTSAALLKVLDSDSSGGVSSDELKAALQAGRERPDEEQTASTQSTTEALNRMIANLSKQYSLEKTASVGKYLNVAT, from the coding sequence ATGATCGGTAGCGTCAGCAATTACACGAGCTATACCAGCACCAGCAGCACCTCCACGCAAAACGCCCGCAGCCAGCAACTGCAAAAAGAACTGTTCGCCAAACTCGACAGCAACGGCGACGGCGCGGTGGACCAGGACGAACTGAAAAGTGCCCTGTCGCAGAAATCCGACGACGGCCTGCTGGTCAACCTGAGCAAGCAATTCGGCGATCTGGACAGCGACGCCAGCGGCAGCCTCAGCACCGAAGAAATGACCGCCATGGCGCCCCCGCCGCCGCCCGGTGATCAAGCCCCCGACACCGACCTGGCGGACGCCCTGATCAGCGCCCTCGACTCCGATGGCGACGGCGCCATCAGCAACGACGAACTGAGCAGCGGCCTGACCAGCGCCGGCAGCACTGCCGACAGTAACGAACTCTTCTCCGCACTCGACAAGAACAAGGACGGCACCGTCAGTCAGGACGAACTCACCGCCAGCCTGACCCCACCACCGCCACCTCCCCCGCAAATCAACAGCGACGAGCTGTTCAGCCAACTCGACGCCGATGGCGACGGCAGCGTGACCGCGACAGAACTGAGCAGCGCACTGCAAACCAGCAACAACAGCACCGAAACGACCAGCACCGACACCAGCGCCGCGCTGCTCAAGGTGCTCGATAGCGACAGCAGTGGCGGCGTGAGCAGTGATGAACTGAAAGCGGCTTTACAGGCTGGGCGTGAACGACCTGACGAAGAACAGACCGCTTCGACCCAGAGCACCACTGAAGCGCTGAACCGCATGATTGCCAATTTGAGCAAGCAGTACTCGCTGGAGAAGACGGCGTCAGTGGGCAAGTATTTGAATGTGGCGACTTGA
- a CDS encoding AMP-binding protein produces the protein MSAAFRLPLDVFYEREARHPRQRFLVQPIGGGQVETLSWADVGHQARCAAHWLRARELPQGSHIALISKNCAHWIIADLAIWMAGHVSVPLYPNLTADSVAQVLNHSESVLAFIGKLDDWPGMAKGVPADLPTISLPLHPPGDFDFSWADLQRSSPIQDDPRPAAEQLATIIYTSGTTGLPKGVMHSFANLGFATTRGTQLFGLNQSDRLLSYLPLCHVAERMFVELASIYTGQTVFFAESLETFITDLQRARPTAMFGVPRIWTKFQMGVYSKIPAQRLEFLLGLPFIGKRVGHKVLAGLGLDALRVALSGAAPVPQTLLAWYRKLGLDVLEVYGMTEGCGYSHICLPGQYKQGWIGKPCPDVEVRIDESGEVQVRSQANMLGYFKEPQKTAETLTEDGFLRTGDKGEQDAEGRLRLTGRLKEIFKTSKGKYVAPAPIENRLAVHSRIEQVCVVGDGLSAPLGLCVLSSVNQEEGRASLHSSLEKLLEEVNAVLDKHERLRRLVVVKDSWAVENGFLTPTLKIKRNVIEDTYGARFEEWSERSEAVLWQD, from the coding sequence ATGTCTGCCGCCTTCCGTTTGCCGCTGGACGTGTTCTACGAACGTGAAGCCCGGCACCCGCGCCAGCGCTTCCTCGTGCAGCCCATTGGCGGCGGCCAGGTCGAAACCCTGAGCTGGGCCGACGTCGGCCATCAGGCTCGCTGCGCCGCGCACTGGTTGCGTGCTCGCGAGTTGCCGCAAGGCAGTCACATCGCCCTGATCTCGAAAAACTGCGCGCACTGGATCATCGCCGACCTGGCGATCTGGATGGCCGGGCACGTCTCCGTCCCGTTGTATCCCAACCTCACCGCCGACTCCGTCGCGCAAGTACTCAATCACTCGGAAAGCGTCCTGGCCTTCATTGGCAAACTCGACGATTGGCCGGGCATGGCCAAAGGCGTGCCGGCCGATCTGCCGACCATCAGCCTGCCATTGCACCCGCCCGGGGATTTCGATTTCAGCTGGGCGGACTTGCAGCGCAGCTCACCGATTCAGGACGATCCACGTCCGGCGGCCGAGCAACTGGCGACAATCATCTACACCTCCGGCACCACTGGCCTGCCCAAAGGGGTGATGCACAGTTTTGCCAATCTCGGTTTCGCTACCACGCGCGGCACCCAACTGTTCGGGCTTAACCAGAGCGACCGGCTGCTGTCGTACTTGCCGCTGTGCCACGTCGCCGAGCGCATGTTCGTGGAACTGGCGTCGATCTACACCGGGCAAACCGTATTCTTTGCCGAGAGCCTCGAGACGTTCATTACCGATCTGCAGCGTGCACGGCCAACCGCAATGTTCGGCGTGCCGCGCATCTGGACCAAATTTCAGATGGGGGTGTATAGCAAGATCCCGGCGCAGCGTCTGGAGTTTCTTCTCGGTCTGCCGTTCATTGGCAAACGTGTCGGGCACAAAGTGCTGGCGGGGCTGGGGCTGGATGCCTTGCGTGTCGCGCTGTCCGGCGCCGCACCGGTGCCGCAGACATTGCTCGCCTGGTATCGGAAACTCGGCCTCGATGTGCTGGAGGTCTACGGCATGACCGAGGGCTGCGGTTATTCGCACATCTGCCTGCCGGGGCAATACAAGCAGGGCTGGATCGGCAAACCGTGCCCCGATGTCGAAGTGCGTATCGATGAGTCGGGCGAAGTGCAAGTGCGCAGTCAGGCAAACATGCTCGGCTATTTCAAGGAGCCGCAGAAGACCGCCGAGACCCTGACTGAGGACGGCTTTCTGCGCACCGGCGACAAGGGCGAACAGGATGCTGAAGGGCGCCTGCGCCTGACTGGCCGACTCAAGGAAATCTTCAAGACCAGCAAGGGCAAATACGTTGCCCCGGCGCCGATCGAGAACCGTTTAGCCGTGCATTCACGCATCGAGCAGGTGTGCGTGGTCGGTGATGGCTTGAGCGCGCCGTTGGGTTTGTGTGTGCTGTCGAGCGTCAATCAGGAAGAGGGCCGGGCGAGCCTGCATTCGAGTCTGGAAAAACTCCTGGAGGAGGTCAACGCCGTGCTCGACAAGCACGAACGCCTGCGCCGGTTGGTGGTGGTCAAGGACAGTTGGGCGGTGGAAAACGGCTTCCTCACGCCGACCTTGAAGATCAAGCGCAACGTCATCGAAGACACCTATGGCGCGCGTTTCGAAGAATGGAGCGAGCGCAGCGAGGCGGTGCTGTGGCAGGATTGA
- a CDS encoding AI-2E family transporter, with translation MLNNDRLLVQILLLVLFGASLWVMAPFWSALFWGAVLAFASWPLMRLLTRWLNGRESLAAGILTLGWMLLVAAPLVWLGFNVGDHVRDATAFIKDVQVDGLPEAPVWLGTVPFAGERLVGLWNSIDQQGAALMVSIKPYLGQVGNWLLARSAQIGGGILELTLSIVFVFFFYRDGPRLAAFVHSLLERLIGDRAGYYIELVAGTVQRVVNGVIGTAAAQAVLALIGFLIAGVPGALVLGIVTFLLSLIPMGPPLVWVPATAWLAWKGEYGMAVFLGIWGTFIISGVDNVLKPYLISRGGNLPLVIVLLGVFGGLIAFGFIGLFIGPTLLAVAYSLLTDWSKSQGRVEERR, from the coding sequence ATGCTCAATAATGATCGCCTGCTGGTGCAGATCCTGCTGCTGGTGTTGTTTGGTGCCAGCCTGTGGGTGATGGCGCCGTTCTGGTCGGCGCTGTTCTGGGGCGCGGTACTGGCGTTTGCCAGCTGGCCGCTGATGCGTCTGTTGACCCGCTGGCTCAATGGCCGTGAGTCGCTGGCTGCAGGGATTCTGACGCTGGGCTGGATGTTGCTCGTGGCCGCGCCGCTGGTGTGGCTGGGGTTCAACGTGGGGGATCATGTGCGTGATGCCACGGCGTTTATCAAGGATGTGCAGGTCGATGGTCTGCCGGAAGCGCCGGTGTGGCTGGGGACTGTACCGTTTGCAGGCGAGCGCCTGGTCGGGCTGTGGAACAGCATCGATCAGCAAGGCGCCGCATTGATGGTGTCGATCAAACCTTATCTGGGGCAGGTCGGTAACTGGCTGCTAGCGCGGAGTGCGCAGATCGGCGGCGGGATTCTCGAGCTGACCCTGAGCATTGTCTTTGTGTTCTTTTTCTATCGTGACGGGCCGCGACTGGCGGCATTTGTGCACAGTCTGCTGGAGCGTTTGATCGGGGATCGTGCCGGGTATTACATCGAGTTGGTGGCCGGTACGGTGCAGCGGGTGGTCAACGGGGTGATCGGCACGGCGGCGGCGCAGGCGGTTCTGGCGTTGATCGGGTTTTTGATTGCCGGGGTGCCGGGGGCGTTGGTGCTGGGGATTGTCACCTTCCTGTTGAGTCTGATTCCGATGGGGCCGCCCTTGGTGTGGGTGCCGGCGACGGCCTGGCTGGCGTGGAAGGGTGAGTATGGGATGGCGGTGTTTCTCGGGATTTGGGGGACGTTCATCATCAGTGGCGTGGACAACGTGCTCAAGCCGTATCTGATCAGTCGCGGCGGGAATTTGCCGTTGGTGATTGTGTTGCTTGGGGTGTTTGGCGGGTTGATTGCGTTCGGGTTTATCGGGTTGTTTATCGGGCCTACGTTGTTGGCGGTGGCTTATAGTTTGTTGACGGACTGGAGCAAGAGTCAGGGGCGGGTTGAGGAGCGGCGCTAG
- a CDS encoding IS4 family transposase has product MAKLALEQAIAPEWVDQVFEEHRQRQYSRELLFSTIIKLMSLVSLGLKPSLHAAARQLEDLPVSLAALYDKISRTEPALLRALVTGCAQRLTPTIKELGCTTMLPGWQIRIVDGNHLASTEKRLGALRHERGAARPGFSVVAYDPDLDQVIDLQACEDAYASERVCVLPLLASAEPGQVWLADRLYCTLPVMEACEQAQTSFVIRQQAKHPRLIQEGEWQEPVPVETGTVREQIIQVRGGYQCRRVELTLHSPTDSGDSSLMFWSNLPQSVSAQQIAELYRRRWSIEGMFQRLEAILESEIETLGSPKAALLGFATAVLAYNVLAVLKRSVEQAHRETQPEGWEASIYHLAVQVRSGYEGMQIALPSEYLPVVPLEQLAQRLLELARNIQPKQVAKSPRGPKVPKPKTWVQGTAVHAHVSTDRVIKAAKTKRP; this is encoded by the coding sequence ATGGCTAAATTGGCTCTGGAGCAGGCTATTGCCCCTGAGTGGGTCGATCAGGTTTTCGAAGAGCATCGGCAACGGCAGTATTCTCGTGAGCTGCTGTTCTCGACCATCATCAAGCTGATGTCCCTTGTTTCATTGGGCCTGAAGCCATCCCTGCACGCCGCCGCGCGGCAACTGGAAGATCTTCCTGTCAGTTTGGCGGCTCTCTACGACAAGATCAGTCGTACCGAGCCGGCGCTGTTGCGCGCCCTGGTTACGGGCTGCGCTCAACGCCTGACTCCAACCATAAAAGAGCTGGGTTGCACGACGATGCTGCCGGGTTGGCAGATTCGGATAGTGGATGGTAATCACTTGGCATCTACTGAGAAACGCTTGGGGGCTTTACGCCACGAGCGCGGTGCTGCTCGTCCCGGCTTTTCGGTGGTGGCTTACGACCCGGACCTGGATCAGGTCATCGACCTTCAGGCGTGTGAGGATGCCTACGCAAGCGAGCGAGTGTGTGTGCTGCCTCTATTGGCCAGTGCCGAGCCGGGCCAGGTGTGGCTGGCTGATCGACTCTATTGCACGCTCCCGGTCATGGAAGCTTGTGAGCAGGCCCAGACGTCCTTTGTCATTCGCCAGCAAGCCAAGCATCCACGCTTGATTCAAGAAGGTGAGTGGCAAGAGCCGGTACCTGTGGAAACAGGCACTGTGCGCGAGCAGATCATCCAGGTCAGAGGCGGTTACCAATGTCGGCGGGTCGAGCTGACGCTTCATTCTCCAACGGACTCGGGAGACAGCAGCTTGATGTTCTGGAGCAACCTACCCCAGAGCGTCAGTGCACAGCAGATCGCAGAGCTCTATCGCCGCCGCTGGAGCATTGAAGGTATGTTCCAGCGACTGGAAGCGATTCTGGAAAGTGAAATCGAAACCCTTGGCAGCCCGAAGGCTGCCTTGCTCGGGTTCGCTACTGCGGTATTGGCCTACAACGTCCTGGCCGTCCTCAAACGAAGTGTCGAGCAAGCTCACCGGGAGACTCAACCTGAAGGATGGGAAGCTTCCATCTATCACTTGGCGGTTCAGGTCAGGAGTGGTTATGAGGGAATGCAGATTGCACTGCCCTCAGAATATCTTCCCGTTGTCCCTCTGGAGCAACTGGCCCAACGCCTGTTGGAGTTGGCCAGAAACATCCAGCCCAAACAAGTTGCGAAAAGCCCCCGCGGTCCCAAGGTGCCTAAACCCAAGACATGGGTTCAAGGCACAGCGGTCCATGCTCATGTTTCAACGGACAGAGTTATCAAGGCTGCCAAAACGAAAAGACCTTGA
- a CDS encoding hotdog fold thioesterase: MSLWRTTPNIEQLNAIQKNTIGEVLDIRFEAFDEESLTASMVIDHRTHQPYGLLHGGASVVLAESVGSMASYLCIDASKFYCVGLEINANHLRGLRSGRVTAVAKPIHIGRTTHVWDIRLTSDEGKASCVSRLTMAVVPLGEQPPSP; the protein is encoded by the coding sequence ATGAGCCTGTGGCGTACCACTCCGAACATCGAGCAGTTGAACGCGATCCAGAAGAACACCATCGGCGAAGTGCTGGACATCCGCTTCGAAGCGTTCGACGAAGAATCGCTGACCGCGAGCATGGTCATCGACCATCGCACCCATCAGCCCTACGGTTTGCTGCACGGCGGTGCATCGGTGGTGCTGGCGGAGTCCGTCGGTTCGATGGCCAGTTACCTGTGCATCGATGCCAGCAAGTTTTATTGCGTGGGGCTTGAGATCAACGCCAACCACTTGCGCGGCTTGCGCAGTGGCCGGGTGACGGCGGTGGCCAAGCCGATTCATATCGGCCGTACGACCCATGTTTGGGATATCCGTTTGACCAGTGATGAAGGCAAGGCCAGTTGTGTGTCGCGGTTGACCATGGCGGTTGTGCCGTTGGGTGAGCAGCCACCCTCACCCTAA
- a CDS encoding alpha/beta hydrolase, translating to MSQPIFFAHANGFPSGTYGKLFAALEPEYRVAHLEQHAHDPRFPADDNWYNLVDELIHHLQQQDQPVWGVGHSFGGVLHLHAALRCPELYRGVVMLDSPVLTRTDQWVIRAAKRFGFIDRLTPAGRTLGRREEFADLDSARSYFAGKTLFRGFDPECFDAYLQHGLHQVGDKLRLRFDPATEISIYRGVPHTSPGRTGQLQVPLAVVRGHTSRVVMRHHTRFVSRLAQGEALSMPGGHMFPLERPQDTARLLKNLFTRWQNRQDKDCA from the coding sequence ATGTCGCAACCAATCTTTTTCGCCCACGCCAACGGGTTCCCCTCGGGCACCTATGGCAAATTGTTCGCGGCGCTGGAGCCCGAGTATCGGGTTGCGCATCTGGAGCAGCATGCCCATGACCCGCGTTTCCCGGCAGATGACAACTGGTACAACCTCGTCGACGAGCTGATCCACCATTTGCAGCAGCAGGATCAACCGGTGTGGGGCGTCGGTCATTCTTTCGGCGGCGTGCTGCACCTGCATGCAGCTTTGCGTTGCCCGGAGCTGTATCGCGGCGTGGTGATGCTTGATTCGCCGGTGCTGACCCGCACCGATCAGTGGGTGATCCGTGCCGCCAAGCGTTTTGGCTTCATCGACAGACTGACCCCGGCCGGCCGCACCCTCGGCCGGCGTGAAGAATTCGCCGATCTCGACAGTGCGCGCAGCTACTTTGCCGGTAAAACACTGTTTCGCGGTTTCGATCCGGAATGCTTCGATGCCTACCTGCAACACGGTTTGCACCAGGTCGGCGACAAACTGCGCCTGCGTTTCGATCCGGCTACCGAGATCAGCATCTACCGCGGCGTCCCGCACACCAGCCCCGGTCGTACCGGTCAATTGCAAGTGCCGCTGGCGGTGGTGCGCGGGCACACGAGTCGTGTGGTCATGCGTCATCACACCCGTTTCGTTTCGCGTCTGGCCCAAGGCGAGGCACTGAGCATGCCCGGTGGCCACATGTTTCCGCTTGAGCGACCGCAGGACACCGCACGGTTGTTGAAGAATCTGTTTACCCGTTGGCAAAACCGTCAGGACAAGGATTGCGCATGA
- the pyrF gene encoding orotidine-5'-phosphate decarboxylase, which produces MSACQTPIIVALDFPTRDAALKLADQLDPKLCRVKVGKELFTSCAAEIVGTLRDKGFEVFLDLKFHDIPNTTAMAVKAAAEMGVWMVNVHCSGGLRMMAACREELDKRSGPQPLLIGVTVLTSMEREDLAGIGLDIEPQEQVLRLAALAEKAGMDGLVCSALEATALKTAHPSLQLVTPGIRPAGSAQDDQRRILTPRQALDAGSDYLVIGRPISQAADPAKALASVVAEIA; this is translated from the coding sequence ATGTCCGCCTGCCAGACTCCTATCATCGTCGCCCTGGATTTCCCCACCCGTGACGCCGCACTGAAGCTGGCCGACCAGTTGGACCCGAAACTGTGCCGGGTCAAAGTGGGCAAGGAACTGTTCACCAGTTGCGCCGCAGAAATTGTCGGCACCCTGCGTGACAAGGGTTTTGAAGTATTCCTCGACCTGAAATTCCACGACATTCCCAACACCACCGCGATGGCCGTGAAAGCCGCTGCCGAGATGGGCGTGTGGATGGTCAACGTGCATTGTTCCGGTGGCCTGCGCATGATGGCTGCTTGCCGTGAAGAGCTGGACAAGCGTAGCGGCCCGCAACCGCTGCTGATCGGCGTGACCGTGCTGACCAGCATGGAGCGCGAAGACCTCGCCGGTATCGGTCTGGATATCGAACCGCAAGAGCAGGTTTTGCGTCTGGCTGCGCTGGCCGAGAAGGCTGGCATGGATGGTCTGGTGTGCTCGGCGCTGGAAGCCACGGCACTGAAAACCGCACATCCGTCGCTGCAACTGGTGACCCCGGGGATTCGTCCGGCCGGCAGCGCGCAGGACGATCAGCGCCGCATTCTGACCCCGCGTCAGGCGCTGGATGCCGGTTCCGATTATCTGGTGATTGGCCGTCCGATCAGCCAGGCGGCGGATCCGGCCAAGGCATTGGCGTCGGTTGTCGCCGAAATCGCCTGA
- a CDS encoding ATP-binding protein yields MRARFDTLFGRLFGVLFVAIVLAHLLAFTWFRLYGPPPPPPPPEFSQGADGQPMAQDTRYPPRPPRPWFGGPVVPLTFQFITLMIAAWYGAKLLSRPIQRLSDAAERLSEDLDSPPLDESGPREARQAAHTFNLMQRRIREQVQQRARMLGAVSHDLRTPLSRLKLRLENISDEKLQGQMRQDLDDMIGMLDATLTYLHEQRTSEALQLMDVQALVESLCENAQDQGADVHVSGHCTPLPVQPMALRSCINNLMDNALRYAGQARIELQDQREQLLIRVIDHGPGIAEDKREAVFEPFYRLEGSRNRNSGGVGLGMTIAREAAQRLGGQLNLEETPGGGLTAIIRLPRP; encoded by the coding sequence ATGCGGGCGCGCTTCGACACGCTGTTCGGCCGCCTGTTTGGCGTGCTGTTCGTGGCGATCGTCCTCGCGCACCTGCTGGCTTTCACCTGGTTCCGCCTCTATGGCCCGCCTCCGCCTCCGCCACCTCCGGAGTTCTCCCAAGGCGCCGACGGCCAACCGATGGCGCAGGACACGCGCTACCCGCCACGGCCCCCGCGCCCATGGTTCGGTGGGCCGGTGGTGCCGCTGACCTTCCAGTTCATCACGCTGATGATCGCGGCGTGGTACGGCGCCAAACTGCTCAGTCGCCCGATCCAGCGCCTGAGCGACGCCGCCGAACGCCTCAGCGAAGACCTCGACAGCCCGCCGCTCGACGAGTCCGGCCCGCGCGAAGCCCGGCAAGCGGCGCACACCTTCAACCTGATGCAACGGCGCATTCGCGAACAGGTGCAGCAGCGCGCACGCATGCTCGGTGCCGTATCCCACGACCTGCGCACGCCGCTGTCTCGGCTGAAACTGCGCCTGGAAAATATCAGCGACGAAAAGCTGCAAGGCCAGATGCGTCAAGACCTGGATGACATGATCGGCATGCTCGACGCCACGCTCACCTACCTGCACGAACAACGCACCAGCGAAGCCTTGCAGTTGATGGATGTGCAGGCGCTGGTCGAGTCACTGTGCGAAAACGCTCAGGACCAAGGTGCCGACGTGCACGTCAGCGGCCATTGCACACCGCTGCCGGTACAACCGATGGCGCTGCGCTCGTGCATCAATAACCTGATGGACAACGCCCTGCGTTACGCCGGGCAGGCGCGGATTGAACTGCAGGATCAGCGCGAACAACTGCTGATCCGCGTGATCGACCACGGCCCGGGGATTGCCGAAGACAAGCGTGAAGCGGTGTTTGAGCCTTTTTATCGCTTGGAAGGCTCGCGCAATCGCAACTCCGGCGGTGTGGGGCTAGGGATGACCATTGCTCGCGAGGCCGCGCAACGCTTGGGTGGCCAGCTCAATCTTGAAGAAACCCCGGGCGGAGGCCTTACCGCCATCATCCGCCTGCCGCGCCCCTGA